The following coding sequences lie in one Halomonas sp. 'Soap Lake #6' genomic window:
- a CDS encoding HNH endonuclease, with the protein MNIYDEFMSTGHWGPIETQLGIEFQFKCAYCDKDMFGSVDNYKEWQTDHIIPSSKEGRDTLENYALCCRTCNFIKGKWNPFEYLGELDATKENLIKVAKVYITEKRKLTQQDINLYKNIIARHG; encoded by the coding sequence ATGAATATCTATGATGAATTTATGAGCACAGGTCACTGGGGGCCAATTGAAACTCAATTGGGTATAGAGTTCCAATTCAAGTGTGCGTATTGTGATAAAGACATGTTTGGTTCCGTGGATAATTATAAAGAATGGCAAACAGATCATATAATTCCATCTTCTAAGGAGGGTCGTGACACTTTAGAAAACTATGCTTTGTGCTGCCGCACTTGCAATTTTATTAAAGGTAAATGGAATCCTTTTGAGTACCTTGGCGAGTTAGATGCGACTAAAGAAAACCTTATTAAAGTCGCAAAGGTTTATATAACTGAAAAACGCAAACTAACTCAGCAAGATATTAATTTATATAAAAATATTATAGCTAGGCATGGCTAA
- a CDS encoding GNAT family N-acetyltransferase: protein MLVIEKYNKSRDAEVEKLRVKPEQIQFTVDRLGEFILSLKEDEHPHLIIENDQVVGFFVLDLSYSDAYSFSDPKALGVRALLIDQNHQGLGIASKAMNLLPSYVTSNYPEFERLQLTVNCRNKAAYNCYLKCGFEDTGNLYLGGPVGPQHIMQRTAA, encoded by the coding sequence ATGTTAGTCATTGAGAAATATAATAAAAGTCGTGATGCTGAAGTTGAAAAATTACGAGTAAAACCCGAACAAATTCAGTTCACAGTCGATAGGCTTGGTGAATTCATCTTATCTTTAAAAGAAGATGAACATCCTCATTTGATCATAGAAAATGATCAGGTAGTTGGCTTTTTCGTCTTAGATTTGTCTTATTCTGATGCCTATAGCTTTAGTGATCCAAAAGCGCTAGGTGTTCGAGCTTTGCTGATTGATCAGAATCATCAAGGTTTAGGTATTGCGAGTAAAGCAATGAATTTGTTACCAAGCTATGTTACTTCAAACTATCCAGAGTTTGAGCGGTTACAGTTGACAGTAAATTGTCGCAATAAAGCCGCGTACAATTGTTATCTTAAATGTGGTTTTGAAGATACAGGGAATTTGTATTTAGGTGGTCCAGTTGGTCCTCAACATATAATGCAGAGAACCGCCGCCTAA
- a CDS encoding phage integrase N-terminal SAM-like domain-containing protein, whose protein sequence is MRHPADMAGNEVRQFLEYLAIERRVAAATQNQALNAIVFLYRHVLDQPLGEVGNFSRAKRPQRLPVVLSHQDFPRMAVAFSFIQALFR, encoded by the coding sequence ATGCGGCACCCTGCCGATATGGCGGGCAATGAAGTGCGGCAATTTTTGGAATATCTCGCGATAGAAAGGCGCGTTGCTGCGGCAACACAAAACCAGGCACTCAATGCCATCGTATTTCTTTATCGCCACGTTCTAGATCAACCGTTAGGTGAGGTTGGTAATTTTAGCCGGGCTAAGCGCCCTCAGCGCTTACCTGTCGTGCTTTCCCACCAAGATTTCCCTCGCATGGCAGTGGCTTTTTCCTTCATCCAAGCCCTGTTTCGATGA
- a CDS encoding helix-turn-helix domain-containing protein, with product MKHPDIGLHIRTYDDEVKRHSHDYHQLVLPLVGTLFLSIDAMAGEVAQHRAAIIPSGSVHGFAATENNQFLVVDLPEGLAPALDKLPCFAELDLALRHYIQFLHAQAMSGAVAGATQHHMLLLLIQLLQERHGSQLQLDRRVHAAQQFLDDHFQRPISMAEVASVAHLSIRQLNDLFRHQVGVTPHQYLTDVRMKEAWRLLEQSGLSVQRVADAVGYSSLSAFSNRFRCHFGKPPSHFRRLST from the coding sequence ATGAAACATCCCGATATTGGCCTGCACATACGTACCTATGACGATGAAGTAAAACGTCATTCCCACGACTATCATCAACTGGTACTGCCATTGGTCGGTACGCTGTTTCTGTCGATAGATGCCATGGCGGGGGAGGTGGCACAGCACCGTGCGGCGATCATTCCTTCAGGAAGCGTCCATGGGTTTGCTGCAACAGAAAATAACCAGTTTTTGGTGGTCGATTTGCCGGAAGGGCTGGCGCCTGCACTAGATAAGCTGCCTTGTTTCGCCGAGCTTGATTTGGCACTGCGCCATTACATCCAGTTCCTACATGCTCAAGCTATGAGCGGGGCTGTGGCGGGTGCTACCCAGCATCACATGCTGCTATTGCTGATACAACTGCTGCAGGAGCGCCATGGAAGTCAATTGCAGCTGGATCGCAGGGTTCACGCAGCGCAACAGTTTCTGGATGATCACTTTCAGCGACCGATTTCCATGGCCGAGGTGGCCAGCGTGGCCCATCTGAGCATTCGTCAGTTGAACGATCTTTTTCGCCATCAGGTGGGTGTGACGCCTCATCAATATCTCACAGATGTACGGATGAAAGAGGCGTGGCGGCTTCTAGAGCAGTCAGGCCTCAGCGTTCAGCGGGTGGCTGATGCGGTGGGCTACTCGTCGTTATCGGCCTTCAGCAACCGCTTCAGATGCCACTTTGGCAAACCGCCTAGCCACTTCCGCCGTCTCTCGACATAA
- a CDS encoding SDR family oxidoreductase, whose amino-acid sequence MRALENKVAIVTGASSGIGNATARLFAKEGAAVVVAARREPELEALVNSIKQEGGQALAVAGDVGDESFARKLVEETLERFGQLDVAFNNAGILGAMGQVPDMSLADWEQVITTNLTSAFLAAKYQLPAMRSGSGGSLIFTSTFVGYTAGMPGMAAYAASKAGLIGLMQVLACEYGSHNIRVNALLPGGTDTAAAREFANTPEALEFVANLHAMKRTAKPEEIARSALYLASDAASFTTGSALLVDGGVSINRV is encoded by the coding sequence ATGAGAGCACTCGAAAATAAGGTTGCCATTGTGACTGGTGCCAGCTCAGGCATTGGCAATGCGACTGCCCGACTTTTCGCTAAGGAAGGAGCTGCGGTGGTCGTAGCGGCCAGAAGGGAGCCCGAGCTAGAAGCTTTGGTCAATTCCATAAAACAAGAGGGTGGCCAAGCGTTAGCGGTTGCTGGGGACGTCGGTGATGAGTCTTTTGCTAGAAAACTCGTTGAAGAGACACTAGAGCGGTTTGGACAGCTAGATGTGGCTTTTAACAACGCAGGCATTTTAGGCGCGATGGGGCAGGTGCCCGACATGTCGTTGGCCGATTGGGAGCAGGTTATCACGACCAATCTAACGAGCGCTTTCCTGGCAGCTAAGTATCAACTGCCTGCCATGCGGTCGGGAAGTGGTGGGTCATTAATTTTTACTTCAACATTTGTTGGTTATACCGCAGGCATGCCGGGTATGGCGGCTTATGCAGCCAGCAAAGCGGGGCTAATTGGACTGATGCAAGTGCTTGCTTGCGAGTATGGATCTCATAACATTCGGGTGAATGCATTATTGCCGGGTGGAACAGATACAGCCGCAGCCAGGGAGTTTGCCAATACCCCCGAAGCGTTAGAATTCGTGGCCAACCTACATGCAATGAAGAGAACAGCGAAGCCTGAAGAAATTGCTCGATCCGCACTTTACTTGGCTTCTGATGCTGCTAGTTTTACTACTGGGTCTGCTCTGTTGGTCGATGGCGGGGTGTCAATCAATCGTGTCTAA
- a CDS encoding aldo/keto reductase, with the protein MQTIELGGVSVPRIGQGTWHMGENAGQRQAEVRALHEGLDLGMTLIDTAEMYAEGGAEEIVGQAIRGRRDEVYLVSKVYPHNASTKGVKAACERSLLRLGTDTINLYLLHWRGQYPLSETVEAFERLREEGKILHWGVSNFDIDDLAELDALACATNQVLYNSEARGIEYDLLPWQAQHNMPLMAYCPIGQGGALLHDATLQRIAEKHSATTAQVALAWALRHPGVLAIPKAVNLDHLKQNFDADNVRLDDDDLAQIDAAYPPPTRKHSLQMV; encoded by the coding sequence ATGCAGACGATTGAGCTAGGTGGAGTAAGCGTACCCCGTATCGGCCAGGGCACCTGGCATATGGGCGAGAATGCCGGGCAGCGGCAGGCTGAGGTCAGGGCCCTGCATGAAGGTCTGGATCTGGGTATGACGCTGATCGATACCGCGGAGATGTATGCCGAGGGCGGCGCGGAAGAGATCGTTGGCCAAGCAATTCGCGGTCGGCGCGATGAAGTGTATCTGGTCAGCAAGGTCTACCCACACAACGCCAGCACTAAGGGTGTTAAAGCCGCCTGCGAGCGAAGCCTGCTCCGACTGGGCACCGATACTATCAATCTCTACCTGCTGCACTGGCGCGGCCAATACCCGCTGAGCGAAACAGTGGAAGCATTTGAGCGACTGCGCGAGGAGGGCAAGATCCTGCACTGGGGCGTGTCGAACTTTGACATTGACGACTTAGCAGAGCTCGACGCGCTCGCTTGCGCCACCAACCAGGTGCTCTATAATTCTGAAGCACGGGGCATTGAATACGACCTGCTGCCATGGCAAGCGCAACACAACATGCCGCTCATGGCCTACTGCCCCATCGGGCAAGGTGGCGCGCTACTGCATGACGCCACCCTACAACGCATCGCCGAAAAACACAGCGCCACCACCGCCCAAGTCGCCCTCGCCTGGGCATTGCGCCACCCCGGTGTTCTTGCTATTCCTAAAGCTGTAAATCTGGATCACCTCAAACAGAACTTTGATGCAGATAACGTCAGGCTCGACGACGATGATCTGGCACAAATCGACGCCGCCTATCCCCCACCAACGCGCAAGCACTCTTTGCAGATGGTGTAA
- the tenA gene encoding thiaminase II: MGYRFTDLTNACHDDWRAYIKHDFVRQLGNATLPEASFRHYLKQDYLFLIHFARAYALAAYKSSTLANLRQAHEGLKAIVDVELGLHVGFCQEWGISEQELAELPEARATLAYTRYVLDTGNRGDLLDLHVALAPCLVGYGEIANWLNAQSTTMRGAKNPFDAWIAMYESEEFQTAMQSELEWLNARLADVTPARFAELSKIFRDATRLEIDFWQMGLDLIDHDLTN; encoded by the coding sequence ATGGGCTACCGCTTTACTGATCTCACTAACGCCTGCCATGACGATTGGCGAGCCTATATTAAGCACGACTTTGTCCGTCAGTTGGGCAATGCCACACTGCCTGAGGCGTCGTTTCGCCACTATTTAAAGCAGGATTACCTGTTTCTCATCCACTTTGCCCGGGCCTATGCGCTAGCGGCCTATAAAAGTTCCACACTAGCCAATCTTCGCCAAGCCCATGAAGGCTTAAAAGCCATTGTGGATGTGGAGTTAGGACTACACGTGGGCTTTTGCCAGGAGTGGGGCATCTCCGAGCAAGAACTGGCAGAGCTTCCCGAAGCCAGGGCCACCTTGGCCTACACCCGCTATGTATTAGATACCGGCAACCGCGGTGACCTACTGGATCTGCATGTGGCGTTGGCCCCTTGCCTGGTGGGCTATGGCGAAATCGCCAACTGGCTAAACGCCCAATCCACCACAATGCGTGGCGCGAAAAATCCTTTTGACGCTTGGATTGCCATGTACGAAAGCGAAGAGTTTCAGACCGCCATGCAGTCGGAGCTTGAGTGGCTCAACGCTCGCTTAGCTGATGTTACCCCTGCCCGCTTTGCTGAACTGAGTAAGATCTTCCGTGATGCCACTCGCCTGGAAATCGACTTCTGGCAGATGGGCCTAGACCTTATAGACCACGACCTCACTAATTAA
- a CDS encoding IS110 family transposase gives MNFYNSTHRHYCGIDLHARSLYVCILNQQGDTLLHKEIPASPEPLLRLIETYLDDLVIGVECMHCWYWIADFCEDQGIAFILGHALYMKAIHGGKTKNDRVDSYKIATLIRGGNFPLAYVYPRSMRATRDLLRRRTGLVRHGADLKAHVVNTTSQYNLPPNKVNLKNVSAREQLGRTFDDPIVQRNIDLDMAVLECYHRELSQVEWLLEKQAKKHQPTYYHLLTTIPGVGRILALTILYEVGDIRRFESVQKFASYSRLIKCKAESAGKTYGTQGNKIGNAHLKWAFSEAAVLYLRGNPDAQKLLQRFQKRMSKAKALSALAHKLGRAVYFMLKNEKVFDEQRFLTS, from the coding sequence ATGAACTTTTACAATAGCACTCATCGTCACTACTGTGGCATTGATCTACATGCCAGAAGCCTTTATGTCTGTATCCTCAATCAACAGGGAGACACCCTGTTGCATAAAGAGATTCCCGCTAGCCCAGAACCTCTACTTCGGCTAATCGAAACCTACCTGGATGATCTAGTGATCGGCGTCGAATGCATGCACTGCTGGTACTGGATCGCTGATTTCTGTGAAGACCAGGGCATTGCTTTCATTCTCGGTCATGCCCTTTATATGAAGGCCATTCATGGTGGTAAAACTAAGAATGATCGCGTGGATTCTTACAAAATTGCCACGCTTATTCGCGGTGGCAACTTCCCCCTCGCTTATGTCTACCCACGCAGCATGCGAGCTACCCGTGACCTACTTCGCCGCCGAACTGGGCTCGTTCGCCACGGCGCTGATCTCAAAGCTCATGTTGTCAACACAACGAGTCAGTACAACCTGCCACCCAACAAGGTCAATTTGAAAAATGTCAGTGCCAGAGAACAATTGGGCAGAACCTTTGATGACCCGATTGTTCAGCGCAATATCGATCTAGATATGGCCGTTTTAGAGTGCTACCACCGGGAACTAAGCCAGGTGGAATGGCTATTGGAAAAGCAGGCTAAAAAGCATCAGCCGACCTACTACCACTTATTAACAACCATTCCCGGCGTTGGCCGTATTCTAGCCCTCACCATTCTGTATGAAGTGGGTGATATTCGACGTTTTGAGTCTGTCCAGAAGTTTGCCTCCTATTCCCGACTGATCAAGTGCAAAGCCGAATCGGCTGGTAAGACCTATGGCACCCAGGGCAACAAGATTGGTAATGCCCATCTGAAGTGGGCTTTTTCTGAGGCCGCTGTGCTTTATCTGCGCGGCAATCCAGATGCACAAAAGCTGTTGCAACGCTTCCAGAAACGCATGAGTAAAGCCAAGGCTTTATCGGCTCTGGCTCACAAGCTGGGGCGCGCGGTCTATTTCATGTTAAAAAACGAAAAGGTGTTTGATGAACAACGCTTTTTAACGAGTTAG
- the yddG gene encoding aromatic amino acid exporter YddG: MAIVSAATWIGSISVLLWGTLALLTKLSGGEIPEFQLMAMTFGIAFLLMGGRWILAGHTGVRYIRQPPFAWCIGIVGLFGYHFAYFKAMTLAPAVEVSLLAYLWPLLIVLLSALLPDERLRAQSIAGALVALVGCWLLISRNSGGFAWENLPGYLVALACALIWSSYSVLSRLVRSVPTDAVGWFCGVTALLAAGCHMLWEETVWPDGLTQWVGVVGLGLGPVGIAFFTWDYGVKHGNIQLLGTLAYSAPLISVVLLILAGYGEATAAVLSASLLIVIGSLIAGRAKHKQ, translated from the coding sequence ATGGCAATTGTGAGCGCCGCTACCTGGATCGGATCCATTTCCGTGCTGCTTTGGGGCACGTTGGCTTTGCTGACCAAGCTATCCGGCGGAGAGATTCCAGAGTTCCAACTAATGGCCATGACTTTCGGCATTGCGTTTCTGTTGATGGGTGGGCGTTGGATCTTGGCTGGCCATACGGGCGTTCGCTATATACGCCAGCCGCCGTTTGCCTGGTGTATCGGTATCGTCGGGTTATTCGGTTATCACTTTGCCTATTTCAAGGCAATGACGTTAGCACCGGCGGTGGAGGTCAGCCTGTTGGCTTACCTCTGGCCGCTACTGATCGTTCTGCTTTCTGCCCTGTTGCCGGACGAGAGGCTGCGAGCTCAGTCTATCGCTGGCGCCTTGGTGGCACTGGTGGGTTGTTGGTTGTTGATCAGCCGAAATTCTGGAGGATTTGCTTGGGAGAACCTGCCCGGTTATCTGGTAGCGCTGGCGTGTGCATTGATTTGGTCTTCTTACTCTGTGCTCAGCAGGTTGGTGCGTTCAGTGCCAACCGATGCCGTCGGTTGGTTCTGTGGCGTTACGGCGCTGCTGGCTGCAGGGTGCCATATGCTGTGGGAAGAGACGGTGTGGCCAGATGGCTTGACGCAATGGGTTGGCGTGGTTGGGCTGGGGCTCGGGCCGGTTGGCATCGCATTTTTTACCTGGGACTACGGCGTCAAACACGGGAACATCCAGCTACTTGGCACCTTGGCCTACAGCGCGCCACTCATTTCGGTGGTGCTACTTATCCTGGCGGGATACGGCGAGGCCACGGCGGCCGTATTGAGTGCCAGCTTGCTCATCGTCATTGGTTCCTTGATTGCAGGTCGCGCGAAGCACAAGCAATGA
- a CDS encoding tyrosine-type recombinase/integrase: MLSQGTDIRTVQELLGHKSIETTQIYTHVLGNGFVGVRSPLG, from the coding sequence TTGCTTAGCCAAGGCACCGATATTCGTACAGTTCAAGAATTATTGGGCCATAAAAGCATCGAAACCACTCAAATATATACCCATGTGCTAGGTAATGGCTTTGTGGGTGTTAGAAGCCCATTAGGTTAG